The Eschrichtius robustus isolate mEscRob2 chromosome 16, mEscRob2.pri, whole genome shotgun sequence DNA segment tgtcctcatctgtagaatagtGGCTGGGACTTGACTGACCTTGGGGTTTCTGTCCAGAGGCCGGGGAGCTAACATAAATATGTGAATGAGGAATGTTAGGTTTTGGGGGAAACTGGAGAGTGAAAGCTAAGCCCAAGggcatttcattttaaatagcCCACTGTGGGGCCAAACCACACTGGAATTCAGCCTGGTTCCTCAGTCTGAGATCCCTGGAGGCCTGTCCTAATGCTTAATTCCTGTGACTGACTCCTCTCTAGCCTTTGAGGAAGATCGCTGCTTTGCCCCCTTCCTGGCACATGGCAATGTCACCACCACGGACCCTGAGTACCGCCCAGGGGCACTGGCCACCTTCTCGTGCCTCCCAGGATATGCCCTGGAGCCCCCTGGCCCCCCCAATGCCATCGAATGTGTGGATCCCACAGAACCCCACTGGAACGACACAGAGCCAGCCTGCAAGGGTGAGCCCTCCGCCTCCTCAGGACATCCTTCAGTTCACAGACTACCCCCTGAGCTGGGGATCCTAGGAAGGCCGTTCAGGAAGGAGGACCTAGTAAACTCAGGATCAATCCCTGTCCCTTTCAGAGGCTTAGTTTTCTTAGCTGAATAGTTGATGGGCTTGTTACAGAATTCAGGGGTCATAACCCAAATATCTTCAAGAGCTAGAACTGGAGTTGGGCTAAGTCATGGATTGGGTGGTGATGCTTAGGCTGGAGACTGGGCGGGGTTAGTTAAGACTGGGGCTGGGGATTGGACACAACAGAACTAGGCGTGGCAAGAATCAGGTGGGTAATAGATAATAGGAAACCGGGGAGGCAGTCTGGTGCACACAGTTGGGAGTGGTGAGGATCGTAGCGAAATAGAGACTGCATGCCCACCTGGGTCCTGAATCTGACACCCTTTCTATCCTAGCCATGTGTGGAGGGGAGCTGTCAGAGCCAGCCGGTGTGGTCCTCTCTCCGGATTGGCCCCAGAGCTATAGCCCCGGCCAAGATTGCGTGTGGGGTCTGCATGTCCAGGAAGAGAAGCGCATCTTGCTCCAAGTTGAGATGTATGTTTGGGTACTGCAGAGGGTGCAGTGGGTGTGGGCTCAGCCAAGTGCGGTATGACAATGCACTGGCCTGCATTCTGATCCTGGCTGGCTCGAGCGTCTACACGAGATTCAGTGAATATATGTTCGGATGAAAGAAGTGGCTAAGGATTCAGGATGGGGGTGTGGGACATCAGGTAGACCCAGGTACAAATCACTTATTTGTCAGGCAACCTTGGACAAGTAAATGGGGTAATGCAGCCTTCCTCGGGGACTATTGTGAAAAAGGGGCTCTGGTTTGAAATCTCACTCTTTGGCTGTTTCTGAGGCCCCCCTGGAGTGATTTCCAGGGACCCAGGCCCAAGCTGTTGCATCAGCAGCAGCACACAAGGTGGGCATGGATGTGGGGGAAATCCAGTGAGCTACTTTGGTGTGAGGTGGTCATGTGCCTGGACAGAACCAGAAGTGGGCGTGGCTCAAAAAGCATGTATTCGGTTGGGGCCTTGAGTTGGGCTGGGTGGTAATGAGCATGGTCTGTGACTGGTCAGAGCTGGAGCTGAGCCTGGCTGTGCATCACCTGGTGATGGAGGAGGGACTGGGAAGTGGGAGGCGTCAACAATGATCAGGGTTGGGGATTGGGAAGCAGGAACCGGGAGGAGCCACAGACCAAATGGAACCTGGAGCGACTAGCGTGGAGGAGAAGCCCATAATTGATCCAAACTGAGACCTGGGATAGGAGAATGTAAGGTGGGACTGGAGAGTAGGTAAGGTTGCTAATGAGCTGAGTTAGTGATTGGGCAGAACCAGATGGGAGGGGGGCTGATCGTAACCCAGCCCCCGTATCTGGTCCCACTCCCTGCAGCTTGAATGTGCGCGAAGGGGATATGCTGACGCTGTTCGACGGGGACGGTCCCAGCGCCCGAGTCCTGGCCCAGCTGCGAGGGCCTCAACCGCGCCGCCGCCTCCTCTCCTCTGGGCCCGACCTCACGCTGCAGTTCCAGGCACCGCCCGGACCCCCAAACCCGGGCCTGGGCCAGGGTTTCGTGTTGCACTTCAAAGGTACCGAGGCCTAGGGTCCCGAGATGGGAAGGGGTCCTGCAGGTCAGAGAGGCCCCCGAGGCTGGAAGGGCGCCCTGGGTCGCAGGACAGCTTCCAAACTCGCCGTCTCTCCCCTGCAGAGGTCCCGAGAAACGACACGTGCCCCGAGCTGCCGCCCCCGGAATGGGGCTGGAGGACGGCTTCCCACGGGGACCTGATCCGGGGCACTGTGCTTACTTATCAGTGCGAGCCTGGCTATGAGCTGCTCGGGTCGGACATTCTCACCTGCCAGTGGGACCTGTCCTGGAGCGCAGCGCCACCCGCCTGCCAAAAGAGTGAGCCCGGGCCCCGCCCCAATCCTCTCGTGGCTCCGCCCCTGCCCACCTGGGTTTCATGGCTCTGCTTGGGTTCCGCCCACCCCCTCTGCGCCCCGCCTCCGTATCTTCTTCTTCCCGCCCCCGTTCTGTCTGGACCCATCCCTTCGCTCTTGGTCCTGCCTAGATCTTCCTCAGGCCCCAACCATATGTCCAGTGGGTTCCACTCCTCTGTTCCTCGGTGTCCCGAAACTGTCCCCTCTGGTTCCCACTCTCATCTTCCCAGGGCTGCATccctctctcttgcactgttctGGGTCCTGAACCTGGTTCTTCTGGGTTCCTCCCCCATCGTctcctggccctgcctctgcccagtCTGAGtcccgcccccctgcccccacccccacccccccgcctgcCCCGTCATCTCTTTTCTTGTTCTAGGCCTTGCTCCAGTCTCTCAGTCCCCAACCCTTGACATTATGGGGAGTCACTTTGCAGGGGCCTAGGCTTGTCAGAGAACTCGGTTTATTTTAATTCAGTTATTGAAGTCCCATGATGTGTTGGGGCTGGAGTTATGCGGAGGTGTTGGGGACTCTCCCTACCCTGACAGAGCTCACAGTCTGGGACAGGGACACATACTTAACTCAGGATATTAGAGTAGTAACCGctgggtgacttcaggcaaggtacttaacatctctgaggcTTTGGCTTCTTCCTCGGTGAAGTAGGAATAGAGGATtgtgaaaagcaaatgaaaagctttTCACGTTAGTGCCTGGTGCAGGTAAACAATGAGTAAGTAGTAGTTGCTATAAGTATGAAGAAGGGCTGTAGGAAGGGGGGGTGGGTTAATTGTCCCAGGCATAGGGCAAGAGATTTCACAGAGAAGGTGACATTCAAAGGAGCTGGGAGAGTTTATCTTTTAGAAGAGCAGAAAGGGGTGGCATCTTGTGACTTCCTCCAAATTTTTGGAAGCCTGTCACCAAGATATGGGATTGTAGGTCTTTCACCTGGCCCCTAGGAGCAACGGTGGGACCAATGAGGATAAGTTTCAGGAAGCCAGATTTGGACTGGACACAAGGAAAACTTTCTAGTTGACACAGCTCCCCATCCCTGGAAGGAGTCACAGGATGTCCAATCTGGAACCCAGACAGCACGGGGCAGGGACAGGAAGGGATGGAAGCGGGGCCCAGAGGGGAGAGGGCGTGGCCCAGCTGCCCAAGACTCAGTAGGGAACCTGCCCAAGGCAGCACATGGAGCCTTCAGCTGAGCTGAGACCTAAGTCTCTGAATCTCAGCCCAGTGCCCCCTGGCTGTGACCCTGAACAGTTCCAGCTTTGCCACTCCCTGGCTGAGTGACCACAGACCAGTCATTTGACTGCCCTGAGCCCTGAGCCCCAAGGGAGGTGATAGTGACGCTGACCTCTCGAGATCACCAGGGTATATGATATCATGTTTGTAAAACACTTTAGCGAGGTGCCTTGCACAGGTCTATATATAAGAAATGGCTTTGACTGGGATTCTTCCACAGCAAGGTTGTAAACAAATGCCCGCAGAGGCCAGGCAGGCAATACAAGTGAGCAGAATGGGCTGGGGATGACAGGAATGAGGGGAGCAGGAGGGCTGGGCCCCTCTAAAGAGGGCAGCTGCTCTTCTGCTGATGATTTGCCATGCAGGGCTGACACGGTTGGGATTTAGCTTGTTTGCTCTGGTTGAGTGGTTCAATACTTCAAATTTCACCCTAGGATGGGGGCCCAGGTTGCCCCAAAcgttctgttttctggaagaaacCTGATATGTAAAATACATTGAATTTTAAGTTTTCCAACTCCTACTCTGTTCATTCTGAGGAAGAAGTGGGAGATGTGTGCGGAGTGTTGCCCAGAGGAGATGGCCCACGACTCAGGCGTCTCCCAGCTCTAAGCTTCTGGCAGATCTTTTAAGGCCCTGGCTCCCCCTGACTTTGCCCTCCTGCCAACAGTCATGACTTGTGCCGATCCTGGTGAGATCACCAACGGGCACCGCACCACCTCAGATGCCGGCTTTCCTGTTGGCTCCCACGTCCAGTACCGCTGTCTGCCTGGGTACAGCCTGGAGGGGGCGGCCGTGCTCACCTGCTACAGCCGGGACACGGGCACGCCCAAGTGGAGCGACCGGGTCCCCAAGTGCGCCTGTGAGTCTGGGGACACCCTAGGACGGGTGGCTAGGTGGCCTGCTCAACGGTGCAGCTGGCCCATGACTGACCTCTTCCCTGCAGTGAAGTACGAGCCGTGCCTGAACCCCGGGGTGCCAGAGAACGGCTATCAGACATTGTACAAGCATCACTACCAGGCGGGCGAGTCTCTGCGCTTCTTCTGCTATGAGGGTTTTGAGCTCATTGGcgaggtcaccatcacctgtGTGCCCGGCCACCCCTCACAGTGGACCAGCCAGCCCCCACTCTGCAAAGGTGCCTgggcaggcagggcaggagggGGCACAGCAGTGTCCAGGATGTGACAGGGCTGGGAAAGTCAGGTAGCAAATTCGAGACCCTGCCGAGCTCCCCATTCACCTCCTATGGGCTCTTTTCCTCAGAGGTATAGCCAAAAGCCCTGGAGAAGTTCAAGGGCATGGAATTATCCTAAGGGAAGTAGTAGAGGGGGCTTTGGTTTGGCAGTCCCTTGCCCTCTGGATACGTCTCAGTTTCCGTATTTTTGACAAATCCTACAGACCTGGTTGGTTTAGACTGCCCAGGGGTCTGGAGGAGGAGGACCGAGGCTCTGCTCTGACTATTCCTCCCCTGTCCCCAAGGGAAGGATCAAGTTTAGGTTGAGCAGAGGGCAGAGAATCCAGGCTGTCCAGCCCAGCCCCACTGGGCTCCCGGCCCTCTAcccagcctccttccctccctggctCAGACCccgtcccctcctcctcctctccctgcagTGGCCTATGAGGAGCTCCTGGACAACCGAAAACTGGAAGGTCAGTGAGGGCACAGGTGGAGACCCAGGCCTGGCCAAGTTGGGAGGGCAAGGCAGAGGCCGGGGGCAGGAGGCCAGGCCCCCGGTGGGGTAAGGCCCAGGGTTcagggcccagggcaggaggctgggagagcccagggctgggcccAGCCCCAGATCActggcctctcctcctccttccagtGACCCAGACCACCGACCCGTCACGGCAGCTAGAGGGTGGGAACCTCGCCTTGGCCATTCTGCTGCCCCTAGGCTTGGTCATCGTCCTCGGCAGTGGCGTTTACATATACTACACCAAGTAAGTACCTAACTCAGGGAGCTGCTGGCCAGGGCAGACGTCCTGCCTGCCTGGCACAGAAGCCCGGGTGAGGGGGGGTTGGGGGCTCACTTCTCGATAAGCCCCTCTATCTCCTTcctttcccaggctacagggaaaATCCCTCTTCGGCTTCTCAGGCTCCCATTCCTACAGCCCCATCACGGTGGAGTCAGACTTCAGCAATCCACTGTATGAAGCTGGGGTGAGCCCTTCCCCTACCCCTGGAGTGCCACATCCCTCAGCTCCCCTGGGACTCCATAACCTTCTCTCAAGGTCTTTGTAATATCTGTCTTGGGAATTGCAAACTCAGCTGCCTACAAAGGCCACGTCAATGAACAAAGCTAAGTCAGGTGGGCCAATCGGGAGTGGTGAGGGCTGTGACTAACTGGGAAACCTGTACCCCATCCGGTCCGTGGAGGAAACCTAGGCCCAACTGCCAGAGCTTCCAACTGTTCAAGACAATCcagaaatttagatttttatgtGACTTTAAGATACTGTAGGATGAACCAAATACATCCATTGGCCAGATTCAGCCCCAttcccatcccatggtccccaaactcccagtgatcaatgttattttaaaaacacagagtcTTTCCCCTTCCTTGTGGATGCCTCCTCCCATTTTGCTGCCTCCTCCACCTCCATCCCATTCTAGTGACTGATGCCATCTCTCTGTTTCCAGGATACACGAGAGTATGAAGTTTCCATCTGAACACCAAGACTAAGGCTGCAGGACCCAGGACGCCCCTCCTCTCCTCATTCTGGGCAGGAAGGAGTACAGGACCTGGCCTCTGGCTCCTTTCCTCCCTGCTGTGTAAATAATCTCCTGGTCCCACGAGGGGGCTTTGATGGCCCTGAGGACCCTACAGTAAATAAACCAGCATCCTGTGCCCAAAGCCTCCTCTTCTCAGTTGCCAAACAAGGGGCCTGCCCCCCACTCACTCTACCCGCTTTTGGACCCTAGGAGGGGAAATCAGCCCCTGATGCAACTCCTGGGGCCCCTCCAGCCCAGGGCATCCCACAGGGACTACCCAAGAGCTCTGCTGTTCCCTTGGTCATGAAGGCTCTACGCTTCCCAGATGCTCTGTCCCCGGGCCTAACCTCTGACCCTTGGAGGGTCAGAAGAAGAGGGATGAAGGGGAGAGCTGGGACAAGGCCCCTACCCCCTTCCTGCCATGTCCCCTACCCACAGTCTCCCCACCTTTGcttctggatttttgtttttgagcAATAAACAGAAAATCTCCGTTTGTAACTGGGCAGGTGGGGTGTGGGAAGGTGGGTCACAGAGCACTGGagacggtgatggtggcctctctGGAaagagggctggggagaggggaacaCTTGGGGAAAAAGATGGAAATTTAAGATTGCATACAGGGCAGGGTTGAAGGGGCTGGCCTGGGGTCAAAAAGCCCGACTTTAGGCTCAGCCTCTGGAGGACCCGCTGGGCCCACTCCTGGCCTCAGCAGTCTCTCCACAGGGCTTGGCGTTTCCAGGCTCTTCTAGCTGGGTGATAAATGACAGTAGCTGCCTCTCCTCCTTCAGTGTTTGGCAGGTGACAAACAGCGCTCAATTTGTTTCATGACCAATTGACCTAAAAGTCAACCCCCTTTTGAGAAATCTTGTACACATCCAAGTGTACCATTTTTCCCCCCAATCTttttggcatttatttatttatttttggccgcgtttggtcttcgttgctacgcgtgggcttttctctagttgtggcgagcagcgGCTACTTTgtttggtgcgcgggcttctcattgcggtagcttctcttgttgcagagcacgggctctaggcgcacgggcttccgtagttgtggctcgtgggctctagagcgcaggctcagtagttgtggcacacgggcttagttgctctgtggcacgtggaatcttcccgcaccagggctcgaacccgtgtcctctgcactggcaggcaaattcttaaccactgcgccaccagggaagtcctttttggCATTTTAAGCATATTTGCTGTTACGTGTCTACCAAGCATTAGATTTGCAGCTTTTCATAAACAATGAGCTTGTTTGGTTTCCCATGGGTGTCCTTTTCTACTTTACTTTTGAACGTTATAAGGAATTTacagcctgttttttttttttttttttcctgcattgggtcctcgttgctgcgcgttggctctctctagttgtggcgagcgggggctactcttcgttgaggtgcttgggcctctcattgcagtggcttctcttgttgcagagcatgggctctaggagcgtgggcttcagtaattctggcacgtggactcagtagttgtggctcgagggctctagagcgcaggctcagtagttgtggcgcatgggcttagttgctccactgcatgtgggatcttcctggaccagggctcgaacccgtttcccctgcattggcaggtggattcttaaccactgtgccaccagggaagcctcagccTGTTTGTCTTAAAGTCTTTCTCCAAATCAACTGAATTttccttaattaaaaatttttaattaaatataatgaaACATTTTTAGGACACTCAAAAGAGGATTGGATTTTAGAACACGAGGCAAACTGACCTTGATAATAGCCTAAGTTTTTTTggcatttactctgtgccaggcattgtgatgAGCACTTTGTATGCATTATGCTTTTAACTCTCACAAGGCCCTTGTGAGACAGGgacaattattcccatttttcagataaggaaacagaggctgggAGATGTGAACTGACTTCCTTAGGAGGCTCCAATAAGTGGCCAGACTGGGATTTAAATGCAAACGTCACAAAGCCTACTGCACTGCCTTCTGGTTAGTAACAGGCATGATGTGTTCCATAGCCATGCGGCTCCAAAACGTGGAGGGGAGACCTCAACACTGACACTGGTGGCCAGGGTGGCTCCTCAGAAGCAAAGGTGGACCCTCTAAGATGTCACAGGCACCTTAAGGTGCTGGAGTTTGGCTGGGAGGCTGGATCTGGACCCATGAACTCATCTCCTCCAGCAGGTTGATGGATAATAGGTTGATATCTGCCTGAATTAAAGccattccaggggcttccctggtggcacagtggttaagaatccacctgccaatgcaggggacacgggttcgagccttggtccaggaagatcccacatgccgtggagcaataagcccgtgcgctacaactactgagcctgtgctctagagcccgcgagccacaactactgaatctcgcgagccacaactactgaagcctgtgcgcctacagcccatgctccacaacaagagaagccaccgcaatgcgaagcctgcacaccacaacgaagagtagcccccgctctccacaactagagaaagccagcgcacagcaattaagacccaacgcagccataaataaataaataaataaataagtaaatttattaaaaaaaaaaaaaaaaggcattccaggggaattccctggtggtccagtggttaagactccgcgtttccactgcagggggtgccggtttgatccttggtctgggaagtaagatcccacatgccacatggtgctgcgagaaaaaaaaaaatttaaaaaagaaaaatcactcaaaaagaaaaaacagccatTCCAATAATATGcccaagaaactaacacaccattgtaaagcaattatactccaatagatgtttaaaaaaaaaaaaaaaaaggaataggaacattgtaaaacaattatactccagtaaagatgattaaaaaaaaaaaaggaataggaaataaataaaataatatgcccACATATCTGGCAAAAAGGAGGAGGGGCACGCCTCCCACATCACCCCACAGAGAGCACTGCCCagcctgggaggagggaaggatctCTGTCACTTtattaaagtttttgatttctggtGGCGTCCTTGCTAGCTGAGGGTGGAGAGGTGTGTGATGGTTCCAGAACCCTTTGGAGGCTTCAGGGGTGATGTTGCTCATGACCAGGAATCGCCCCAAAACCGAACTGTTGAATGAGTTGTGAAAGAGGAGCTTTGATGCATGTTCTAGAGGAACAGAGCGGGGCAAGGGCACGAGAGGCCAAGAGCAGCACCAGAGTTGGGATCACCCTCCAGATGTCAAGCTGCTACGCAGAGCTCCCTAGAAAAGAATAAGAGTCTTTCGACTTTAGATTCAAGGTTCATGTCTTTTTATCTTTCCATCCTTCACCTATCCATCCAACCCCTATCCCCCATCCatctatttatccatccaccATTCCCcacctatccatctatccatccacccaccattctcttccatccatccatccatccacaaaTCTACCCATCATTCCCTATTCATAAcagacactcaataaacatttgctgagacttccccggtggcgcagtggttaagaatccgcctgccaatgcaggggacacgggttcaaggcctggtccgggaagatcccacatgccgcggagcaactaagcccgtgcgccacaactactgaacctgcgctctagagcctgcgagctgcaactactgagcccgcgtgccacaactactgaagcccgtgcacctagagcccgtgctctgcaacaagagaagccaccgcaatgagaagtccgcacaccgcaaggaagagtagcccctgctcgccgcaactagagaaagcccgcgcgcagcaacgaagacccaacacagccaaagataaataaataaattaattaattaattttaaaaagtcattttaaaaaaataaaataaacattgctGTCAGTTCCTTCTCTACCTTCTTCATgaacccctctctcctcctctgccaACCCCTTACTTGGAGAGGTTCTCCAAGGCTCCATCCTCAGCGCCCCTCATCTTTCTCACTCTGCAcaaccccccatccccccaccccaccccccaccagggCAACTGCACACCCTTCAACTGCCAACTTCCTCCTATATCAGATCTCTATCACCAGCCCAGACCTCGCCACTGAGTTCTGAAGCCATATTTCCAACTGTCTACAGAGCATTTCCACCTGGAGTTCCCAGGGGCCCCTCACACATAATCTGTCCAAAGGCAGGAGCGTGCCTGCCATGCCCCAGGAAGAATGAGAAGGCTGGCATGAGTGGCAGCAGGGGCTGGAACTAGGGGTATTGGAGGGTCTCTGGACACAAGGGTCCTGGCATGGGGTTCACCGTGTTTGGATATCTGAGTCCCTTGGTCTTGTGTCTGGTTTTCCTTGATGGGCATAGGATTCATGCGGTAGGCAGCGACAAACAAGGCCTCGTCAGTGAGTTCTGTGCTGATCTGTGTCAGGAATTCCTCAGAATGGGAAACCTTCTGGAAAAGGGAAAGTCAGAGGGGCTCAGCCTGGGAGTTCCTACATGGGAGTCCTGGGTCTGGAGGCTCCCAGGCTGGGGGCTCTGGGTCTAAGGAGTCTGGTATCGGACGGCTGGGCCTTGCAATTTAGCCTGGAAGGTCCTGGAAGTGGAGGGCAGCCTTTGGGGACCTCAGGGGCCTAGTGCTGGGGGCTCTGGGCTCAGGGTTGAGGCTAGAGTTTCCAGGCTGGCGGTCTCAGTGCCCTAAGCCTAGGAGCTCTCCACTTCacttcacccccaccccaagaACTCCTCTCCAATGCTCACCGGACCTCCACCCAAGGAGGCTGCAGAGGTTGTAGCTTGGGATTGCCCGctgccctttttctccacattcctGGTAGCACTGGATGCCATCCCCCTGGGGACAGTGGAAGCCCAGGTTATGCTGCGAAACCAGCCCACTTCTCCCAAACCCAACACACCACCATTCCCCGCGGCCTTGGAGAACTGTGTCAGTTCTCTctctgaaaaaaaggaaaaaaaaaaaaagaaaagaaatcgttGCCTTAAAtctccctgggggagggaggaggtgggactCCCACAACACCCGCCTCCCGCCCCCCTCACTTCGCCCAGCAGGGGGcctctcttcccttcttcccacccAAGACGCTTCCCAAGACAAGGCAGCCCACTTGCCGCCCCCGACCTGGCAGATGGGTCGAAATCTTGGGTTACTCGTCAGGAGGGGAGACGGGGAGGTCTAAGGAGCCCTTTTATGGGCCGGGGGATTTGGGAGCTGGGGAGGAAGGTTGGAAAGAGGGGACCTGGAGCAGCGCCGCTACCCATTGCTATAAAAACCTTGGCGTCTGCGGAGGTTCAGCAGCCCCGTTGCCAGGAGAGTAGGGATTCTAGAACCAAAGCGGGGTGGGCATTTTCCCAGCTTGTCGCATTTGCTCCTCCGgcctctcctccaccccctctAGGTCCCTCCTTGGGGGCAGTGACCCCCGCGCCCGTGGCCTTGAGGAACTTGGGAAGATCACGTAGGGTGGAGACTGGCACCTAACCCTCCCACCACTAGGGGCACGCGAGAAGCAACCCCGCCCGAGGCCGCCCTCCAACCTCTCTGGCTGTCATCTCTTTGCCTGGAGCCTGCGAGAGCAaatgggggcagagagagggggcggGGAAGAAAAAGTGTGGGCTGTGCCAAATAACCTGGCCTCTCGGGGGTGCAAAGAATCGGGAGGGCgggatcttttttctttatctttgtcttCAGGAGTCATAGCCTCCGCAGAAAGGAAAGTAAAGACATTTACCTAGGCCTCCTTCTCCTTTGACCTCTCCTTTTAAGTTTCTTCCTTTGCTCAGCGTTGATGGTTCTTtgccccctctcctccctctgtaCTTTGGTACGAACCGATGGAAAGGGGcggagggaagaaaaggaaaaggaagcggGCAGGTCTTAAAGGGGACGCAGCCATTTCTTAAGCCACTTCTTCCTTTCTCCAATTTTGCAAGGGCGAACGCTGAAGAGTAGGTTCCGGAAGCTAAGCACAGCTGGAGCAGCAGGGGCCGCAGCTGGAGGCAGGAGCGCCGGCGGGGCAGGCGGAGGCCAGCGTCTGCCCAGAGGAAGGGCTGGGTGTGCGCGCCCCCTGTGCCCCGCGCACAGCTGGGTCGGCCCATGCTACGGCAGGCAAAGAGCTTTAACAT contains these protein-coding regions:
- the SEZ6L2 gene encoding seizure 6-like protein 2 isoform X3 gives rise to the protein MGTPRAQHPPPPQLLFLILLSCPWIQGSDPDPTLATPPAGQTLAAPSLPRATEPGTGPLTTAVTPKEGRGAGPTAPELLTPPPGTTAPPLPGPASPGPPLGPEGGEEETTTTIITTTTVTTTVTSPVLCNNNISEGEGHVESPDLGSAASRALGLLDCTYSIHVYPGYGIEIQVQTLNLSREEELLVLAGGGSPGLAPRLLANSSMLGEGQVLRSPTNRLLLHFQSPRVPRGGGFRIHYQAYLLSCGFPPRPAHGDVSVTDLHPGGTATFHCDSGYQLQGEETLICLNGTRPAWSSEPPSCMASCGGTIHNATLGRIVSPEPGGAAGPNLTCRWVIEAAEGRRLHLHFERVSLDEDNDRLMVRSGGSPLSPVIYDSDMDDVPERGLISDAQSLYVELLSETPANPLLLSLRFEAFEEDRCFAPFLAHGNVTTTDPEYRPGALATFSCLPGYALEPPGPPNAIECVDPTEPHWNDTEPACKAMCGGELSEPAGVVLSPDWPQSYSPGQDCVWGLHVQEEKRILLQVEILNVREGDMLTLFDGDGPSARVLAQLRGPQPRRRLLSSGPDLTLQFQAPPGPPNPGLGQGFVLHFKEVPRNDTCPELPPPEWGWRTASHGDLIRGTVLTYQCEPGYELLGSDILTCQWDLSWSAAPPACQKIMTCADPGEITNGHRTTSDAGFPVGSHVQYRCLPGYSLEGAAVLTCYSRDTGTPKWSDRVPKCALKYEPCLNPGVPENGYQTLYKHHYQAGESLRFFCYEGFELIGEVTITCVPGHPSQWTSQPPLCKVAYEELLDNRKLEVTQTTDPSRQLEGGNLALAILLPLGLVIVLGSGVYIYYTKLQGKSLFGFSGSHSYSPITVESDFSNPLYEAGDTREYEVSI
- the SEZ6L2 gene encoding seizure 6-like protein 2 isoform X6, with translation MGTPRAQHPPPPQLLFLILLSCPWIQGLPLKEEEALPEPGNETPTVASEALAELLHGALLRRGPEMGYLPGPPLGPEGGEEETTTTIITTTTVTTTVTSPVLCNNNISEGEGHVESPDLGSAASRALGLLDCTYSIHVYPGYGIEIQVQTLNLSREEELLVLAGGGSPGLAPRLLANSSMLGEGQVLRSPTNRLLLHFQSPRVPRGGGFRIHYQAYLLSCGFPPRPAHGDVSVTDLHPGGTATFHCDSGYQLQGEETLICLNGTRPAWSSEPPSCMASCGGTIHNATLGRIVSPEPGGAAGPNLTCRWVIEAAEGRRLHLHFERVSLDEDNDRLMVRSGGSPLSPVIYDSDMDDVPERGLISDAQSLYVELLSETPANPLLLSLRFEAFEEDRCFAPFLAHGNVTTTDPEYRPGALATFSCLPGYALEPPGPPNAIECVDPTEPHWNDTEPACKAMCGGELSEPAGVVLSPDWPQSYSPGQDCVWGLHVQEEKRILLQVEILNVREGDMLTLFDGDGPSARVLAQLRGPQPRRRLLSSGPDLTLQFQAPPGPPNPGLGQGFVLHFKEVPRNDTCPELPPPEWGWRTASHGDLIRGTVLTYQCEPGYELLGSDILTCQWDLSWSAAPPACQKIMTCADPGEITNGHRTTSDAGFPVGSHVQYRCLPGYSLEGAAVLTCYSRDTGTPKWSDRVPKCALKYEPCLNPGVPENGYQTLYKHHYQAGESLRFFCYEGFELIGEVTITCVPGHPSQWTSQPPLCKVAYEELLDNRKLEVTQTTDPSRQLEGGNLALAILLPLGLVIVLGSGVYIYYTKLQGKSLFGFSGSHSYSPITVESDFSNPLYEAGDTREYEVSI
- the SEZ6L2 gene encoding seizure 6-like protein 2 isoform X1; amino-acid sequence: MGTPRAQHPPPPQLLFLILLSCPWIQGLPLKEEEALPEPGNETPTVASEALAELLHGALLRRGPEMGYLPGSDPDPTLATPPAGQTLAAPSLPRATEPGTGPLTTAVTPKEGRGAGPTAPELLTPPPGTTAPPLPGPASPGPPLGPEGGEEETTTTIITTTTVTTTVTSPVLCNNNISEGEGHVESPDLGSAASRALGLLDCTYSIHVYPGYGIEIQVQTLNLSREEELLVLAGGGSPGLAPRLLANSSMLGEGQVLRSPTNRLLLHFQSPRVPRGGGFRIHYQAYLLSCGFPPRPAHGDVSVTDLHPGGTATFHCDSGYQLQGEETLICLNGTRPAWSSEPPSCMASCGGTIHNATLGRIVSPEPGGAAGPNLTCRWVIEAAEGRRLHLHFERVSLDEDNDRLMVRSGGSPLSPVIYDSDMDDVPERGLISDAQSLYVELLSETPANPLLLSLRFEAFEEDRCFAPFLAHGNVTTTDPEYRPGALATFSCLPGYALEPPGPPNAIECVDPTEPHWNDTEPACKAMCGGELSEPAGVVLSPDWPQSYSPGQDCVWGLHVQEEKRILLQVEILNVREGDMLTLFDGDGPSARVLAQLRGPQPRRRLLSSGPDLTLQFQAPPGPPNPGLGQGFVLHFKEVPRNDTCPELPPPEWGWRTASHGDLIRGTVLTYQCEPGYELLGSDILTCQWDLSWSAAPPACQKIMTCADPGEITNGHRTTSDAGFPVGSHVQYRCLPGYSLEGAAVLTCYSRDTGTPKWSDRVPKCALKYEPCLNPGVPENGYQTLYKHHYQAGESLRFFCYEGFELIGEVTITCVPGHPSQWTSQPPLCKVAYEELLDNRKLEVTQTTDPSRQLEGGNLALAILLPLGLVIVLGSGVYIYYTKLQGKSLFGFSGSHSYSPITVESDFSNPLYEAGDTREYEVSI